The following proteins come from a genomic window of Aequorivita marisscotiae:
- a CDS encoding T9SS type A sorting domain-containing protein yields the protein MGLNCESSSVAELILPPTSTLEIINCPENNLTELDVSRNPGLVQLYCQINYLTSLDLTNNPALDFVFAAHNEISGFFDTSQNLALTSLSLGYNNITGFDFTQNPNLVGIAAGFSPINSLDIRNGNNENIGTFVVVETMGALDCILVDDANASYLDDWLKDPETTFVNNQAECDALGVADAMLQDFTMYPNPATSEVILNLPNQGFDGLIVSVANNLGQVLERKEPLVNTTVIPLDVSGYAAGIYFVTLKAGNDITTKKLVVR from the coding sequence ATGGGGCTAAATTGTGAATCCAGCAGTGTTGCCGAATTAATCCTTCCACCCACCTCAACCTTAGAGATTATTAACTGTCCGGAAAATAACTTGACCGAGCTCGATGTTTCACGAAACCCTGGCCTAGTACAATTGTACTGCCAGATAAATTACTTAACGAGCTTGGATTTGACCAATAACCCCGCACTGGATTTTGTTTTTGCTGCCCATAATGAAATCTCAGGCTTTTTCGATACCTCCCAAAATCTGGCACTCACTTCACTTTCGTTAGGCTATAACAATATAACGGGTTTCGATTTTACCCAAAATCCGAATCTCGTCGGCATAGCTGCTGGCTTTAGCCCGATTAACTCCCTAGATATTAGAAATGGTAATAATGAAAATATAGGAACTTTTGTGGTCGTTGAAACCATGGGAGCTTTAGATTGCATCCTCGTTGACGATGCAAATGCCTCCTATCTGGACGACTGGCTTAAAGACCCCGAAACCACCTTTGTAAACAACCAGGCAGAGTGCGATGCGCTGGGGGTGGCAGATGCAATGCTGCAAGATTTCACTATGTATCCCAACCCGGCAACCAGCGAGGTTATCTTAAATCTTCCCAACCAAGGGTTTGATGGGCTGATTGTATCGGTGGCCAACAACTTGGGGCAGGTTTTGGAGCGAAAGGAACCCTTGGTAAATACAACGGTCATCCCCTTGGATGTTTCGGGCTATGCCGCGGGAATCTATTTTGTAACCCTAAAAGCGGGCAATGATATTACTACCAAAAAGTTGGTGGTGCGGTAA
- the fsa gene encoding fructose-6-phosphate aldolase — MKFFIDTANLDQIREAQDLGVLDGVTTNPSLMAKEGITGRNNILKHYVDICDIVDGDVSAEVIATDFKGMVKEGEELAELHPQIVVKVPMIKEGVKAIKYFADHGIRTNCTLVFSAGQALLAAKAGATYVSPFIGRLDDVSTDGLELIADIRLIYDNYGFETQILAASIRHTMHVINCAKIGADVMTGPLSSIEGLLKHPLTDSGLKQFLEDYKKGN; from the coding sequence ATGAAATTCTTTATAGATACCGCAAACCTAGACCAAATACGCGAAGCCCAAGATTTGGGAGTACTTGACGGCGTTACCACCAATCCTTCGTTGATGGCAAAGGAAGGCATTACGGGACGCAACAACATCCTAAAACATTATGTAGATATCTGCGATATTGTGGATGGCGATGTTTCTGCAGAGGTAATTGCAACCGATTTTAAGGGAATGGTAAAGGAAGGCGAGGAACTTGCAGAGCTACATCCACAAATTGTAGTAAAAGTGCCGATGATAAAGGAAGGGGTTAAGGCAATTAAATATTTTGCAGATCACGGCATTCGTACTAATTGTACGTTAGTTTTTTCGGCCGGACAAGCTTTGTTGGCCGCAAAAGCTGGAGCAACCTACGTTTCTCCGTTTATTGGAAGATTGGATGATGTGTCGACCGACGGTCTGGAACTGATTGCAGACATCCGTTTGATTTACGATAACTACGGTTTCGAGACCCAGATTCTTGCAGCCTCCATTCGCCACACCATGCATGTTATAAACTGTGCAAAAATAGGTGCTGATGTTATGACGGGCCCGCTTTCATCTATTGAAGGTTTACTAAAACACCCATTGACCGATAGTGGTTTAAAACAGTTTTTGGAAGATTATAAAAAAGGAAATTAA